CATCCTCATCCATGGCGCAGGCCTTGTCAGCTCGCACATTGCGCGCCGTCCAGTCTACCAGTTCCATATAATCTACGGTGGTAAAGGGCAGCAGAGCGTCATCAGTGCCACAGTCGTTAAAGCCCAGCAAGGGTGGACATTGAGCCGCCGCTTCTTCTCCTGCAGATTGACCCCAAGCTCGTATGCGTGCCTGGATGGAAGAGAAGTCAGAATGCTCCGGTGAATCAGCAATCCCCGCTCGTATGGCATTCAGATCCACATAGGCCATGCACGTCAACAGACCGTATTCATCAAGCAGCGCTTGGGCACGAAATCGCCCCTCCCAGAAACGCCCTTTGCAGTTATCTTCCTTGTTGGCCTGGCGGGCAATCCACTCATTAAGACAACGCATGAACCAGGAGATATCATACAGGCGGGGTCGAATATCCTGTACCAGATCAGCAAGCATCTGACTTTGCAAAGGGGATAGTTCATCTCCCGCCAGAAACATCTTGATAAGTGGATTGCCGGAAAACACCCTGTTCCAGCGTTCAAGCACCTCATGATCTGACATCGCCTCCACCCGCTCCCGGTCAACCCGCAAAACCAGATGGTAGTGGTTGCTCATCAAAGCATAAGCGCAGATATCAATAGCGAATACCCTGGATAAAAGACCCAGGCGATCCAGTATTCACTGCTTACGGTGATCAAAGCTCCGTCCTGTCACGCTGTCGGTG
This genomic interval from Desulfurispira natronophila contains the following:
- a CDS encoding transposase translates to MLDRLGLLSRVFAIDICAYALMSNHYHLVLRVDRERVEAMSDHEVLERWNRVFSGNPLIKMFLAGDELSPLQSQMLADLVQDIRPRLYDISWFMRCLNEWIARQANKEDNCKGRFWEGRFRAQALLDEYGLLTCMAYVDLNAIRAGIADSPEHSDFSSIQARIRAWGQSAGEEAAAQCPPLLGFNDCGTDDALLPFTTVDYMELVDWTARNVRADKACAMDEDAPPILVRMGIDCERFAKQMRGEGGSFPIFMGAYHCLRDAAKERGLHYVRGSGTARRLFCGEVAS